One window of Saprospiraceae bacterium genomic DNA carries:
- a CDS encoding ATP-binding cassette domain-containing protein yields MISTTNVSLAYGKRILFDEVSISFTKGNCYGIIGANGAGKSTFLKILSGELFPNKGSVDISPGERLAVLKQNQFEFDNHSVLNTVFMGHKKLWNLILEREALYAKPDFSEEDGNKAAHLEEEFGEIGGYEAESEAATLLSSLGVPETMHSNSMSEVASNLKVRVLLAQALFGNPDILLLDEPTNGLDVDTIKWLENFLADYENIVVVVSHDRHFLDAVCTHVADVDRQKIAVYTGNYSFWYESSQLAARQLSDKNKKVEDRRKELMDFIARFSANASKSKQATSRKKALEKLNIEQIHPSSRKYPGIVFKPEREVGDQILNVQHLGAVVDGQVYYKDISFVLNKGDKVAIISKNQNAIHHFFDVLSGTKEAPEGSYSWGTTISKAYLPLDISEHFQNELNLMDWLRQYVPASYTDVDEVFLRGYLGRMLFSGDEVMKKCKVLSGGEKVRSMLSMMMLQNPNVLLLDEPTNHLDLESIQAFNENMVAFNGIVLINSHDHTFLQTVCNRIIEITPNGCIDKLMNFDEYLANEAVLEQRNKMY; encoded by the coding sequence ATGATCAGCACTACGAATGTCAGCCTGGCTTATGGAAAACGAATTTTATTTGATGAAGTCAGTATCAGTTTTACCAAAGGCAATTGTTATGGCATTATTGGAGCCAACGGAGCAGGTAAAAGTACCTTTCTTAAAATTCTCAGCGGAGAATTATTTCCCAATAAAGGAAGCGTAGATATTTCTCCTGGAGAGCGATTAGCAGTACTCAAACAAAACCAGTTTGAGTTTGATAATCATTCTGTATTGAATACGGTATTCATGGGCCATAAAAAATTATGGAATTTGATTTTGGAGCGGGAAGCATTGTATGCAAAACCAGATTTTAGTGAAGAAGATGGAAACAAGGCAGCTCATCTGGAAGAAGAGTTTGGTGAAATCGGAGGTTATGAAGCAGAAAGTGAAGCTGCAACGTTATTGAGTTCGTTGGGAGTTCCGGAAACAATGCATTCCAACTCAATGAGTGAAGTGGCGTCTAATCTGAAAGTGCGTGTGTTATTGGCGCAAGCTTTATTTGGGAATCCTGATATTTTGTTGTTGGATGAGCCTACCAATGGATTGGACGTTGATACCATCAAATGGCTGGAAAACTTTTTAGCAGATTATGAAAACATTGTGGTGGTTGTAAGTCACGATCGTCACTTTTTAGATGCAGTTTGTACGCACGTTGCAGATGTGGACCGTCAAAAAATTGCGGTGTATACTGGGAATTACAGTTTCTGGTACGAGTCCAGCCAATTGGCTGCGAGACAACTATCAGATAAGAATAAAAAAGTCGAAGATCGCAGAAAGGAGTTGATGGATTTTATTGCCCGATTTTCTGCTAATGCATCAAAAAGTAAACAGGCAACGTCCCGGAAGAAAGCATTAGAAAAATTAAACATCGAACAGATTCATCCTTCGTCCAGAAAATATCCGGGCATTGTTTTCAAACCGGAACGGGAAGTTGGAGATCAAATTCTGAATGTACAACATCTTGGCGCCGTGGTAGATGGGCAGGTATATTACAAGGATATTTCTTTTGTGTTAAACAAGGGTGATAAGGTAGCTATTATCAGCAAGAACCAAAATGCCATCCATCACTTTTTTGATGTATTGTCAGGCACCAAGGAAGCTCCGGAAGGAAGCTACAGTTGGGGCACCACGATATCCAAGGCATATCTTCCATTGGATATCAGTGAGCATTTTCAAAACGAATTGAACTTGATGGATTGGTTGCGTCAGTATGTTCCCGCAAGTTATACCGATGTAGATGAAGTGTTTTTAAGAGGCTATCTCGGTAGAATGCTTTTTAGTGGCGATGAAGTCATGAAGAAATGCAAAGTTTTGAGTGGTGGTGAGAAAGTGCGTTCTATGCTCAGCATGATGATGTTGCAAAATCCCAATGTCTTGTTATTGGATGAACCCACCAATCACCTGGATTTGGAAAGCATCCAGGCATTCAATGAAAACATGGTAGCATTTAATGGCATTGTGTTGATCAATTCTCACGATCATACTTTTTTACAAACTGTGTGTAACCGGATTATTGAAATCACACCCAATGGCTGTATTGATAAACTGATGAATTTTGATGAGTACCTGGCAAATGAAGCAGTCCTGGAGCAGCGAAATAAAATGTATTAA
- a CDS encoding DoxX family protein, producing the protein MKDLFDLLARAMIATISLFEAFTSVWFMHRTKETMLEYGLTWNPDLLIYSTALALAVGGIFLLIGYRPALAVTLLLLYWVPVTFIVYSFWDDPRHIRNVQAIHFMKNIAFIGGMIHVLVYGTGKYSVRRFFGVTKLPKEKW; encoded by the coding sequence ATGAAAGATTTATTTGATTTATTAGCACGGGCGATGATCGCAACGATCTCCCTTTTTGAAGCTTTTACTTCCGTATGGTTTATGCATCGTACCAAAGAAACCATGTTGGAATATGGACTTACCTGGAATCCTGACTTGCTGATCTACAGCACTGCCCTGGCCTTAGCGGTTGGAGGCATTTTCCTGTTGATTGGATACCGTCCTGCTTTAGCGGTTACATTATTACTACTCTATTGGGTCCCGGTTACCTTTATTGTGTACTCATTTTGGGATGATCCTCGTCACATACGCAATGTACAAGCGATCCACTTTATGAAAAATATTGCATTTATTGGTGGAATGATCCACGTATTAGTTTATGGCACTGGTAAATACAGCGTGCGTCGCTTTTTTGGCGTAACCAAATTACCAAAAGAGAAATGGTGA
- a CDS encoding penicillin acylase family protein: MGSNNWAVGPTKSSTGNPILCNDPHLSLTLPSIWFEQQIQTPDMNVYGVTFPGIPGVIIGFNKNICWGVTNAGWDVMDWYKIKWKDAAKTAYELDGQWIQTETRIEVIKVKGKPDVIDSVLLTKWGPVVYTDAGSKKQDLAMHWIIQDPSDKFEMNTFFDLNKGTNYTDYRAAITQFPYPAQNFAFASTNGDVAISVQGRMPIKKNQQGRFVLDGSESKNAWQGFLEMDEIPKVLNPSRGFISSANQRSTDLSFPNYYNNGDFRDYRGTLINRLLEKKDRWSVEDMKALQYNSYSLRAETALPAMLMQIDSSTLTANAQAIYTKLKNWNYNYDSTAIEPVYFDVWFTCFHKMVWDELLLDSTKKYVAIPSDESTINCLRLKPKSSYFDLVRTPAIETAQEIVQFAFDSLIYYANNQLKVKDWAAYKDASISHLAKIPSFGVSVRTSGAADIINAHAKTFGPSWRMIVELGKTKMNAYGIYPGGQSGNPGSPHYMEMIDTWSAGNYYELKFLDTIPDLNSGYKLIQFKCNESK; the protein is encoded by the coding sequence TTGGGAAGTAATAATTGGGCAGTGGGTCCCACTAAATCAAGTACCGGAAATCCAATTCTCTGCAATGATCCCCATTTATCATTGACTTTGCCTTCCATTTGGTTTGAACAACAAATTCAAACACCGGATATGAATGTATATGGAGTAACATTTCCTGGGATACCGGGAGTCATCATTGGTTTTAATAAAAATATTTGCTGGGGAGTCACCAATGCTGGTTGGGATGTGATGGATTGGTATAAAATTAAATGGAAAGATGCAGCAAAAACTGCGTATGAATTAGATGGTCAATGGATACAAACAGAAACGCGCATTGAAGTCATTAAAGTAAAAGGAAAACCAGATGTTATTGATTCCGTCTTATTGACGAAATGGGGTCCAGTAGTTTATACAGATGCCGGATCAAAAAAACAGGATTTAGCCATGCATTGGATCATTCAGGATCCATCTGATAAATTTGAGATGAATACGTTTTTTGATTTGAATAAGGGAACAAATTATACAGATTATCGGGCAGCAATTACTCAATTTCCGTATCCAGCTCAAAATTTTGCATTTGCATCAACCAATGGCGATGTTGCAATATCTGTGCAAGGCAGGATGCCCATTAAAAAAAATCAGCAAGGACGTTTTGTGTTGGATGGATCAGAAAGTAAAAATGCATGGCAAGGATTTCTTGAAATGGATGAAATACCTAAAGTATTGAATCCTTCCAGAGGATTTATTTCGTCAGCAAATCAGCGCTCAACGGATTTGTCATTTCCAAATTACTACAACAATGGTGATTTTAGAGATTATCGTGGAACTTTAATAAATCGTTTGTTGGAAAAAAAGGATCGCTGGAGCGTTGAGGATATGAAAGCCTTGCAATACAACAGTTACAGTTTGCGGGCAGAAACGGCATTACCAGCCATGTTAATGCAAATCGATTCTTCAACATTGACAGCAAATGCTCAAGCGATTTATACCAAATTAAAAAACTGGAATTACAATTACGATTCTACAGCTATTGAGCCGGTGTATTTTGATGTTTGGTTTACTTGTTTTCATAAAATGGTTTGGGATGAACTCTTGCTCGACAGTACTAAAAAATATGTTGCGATTCCATCCGATGAATCCACCATCAATTGTTTGCGTTTAAAACCCAAGAGTAGCTATTTTGATTTAGTTAGAACGCCTGCCATTGAAACTGCACAAGAAATCGTGCAATTTGCTTTTGATAGTTTAATCTATTATGCAAACAATCAACTAAAAGTAAAAGATTGGGCCGCATATAAAGATGCAAGCATTTCACATCTGGCAAAGATTCCATCTTTTGGAGTTTCTGTAAGAACTTCCGGAGCTGCAGACATCATCAATGCACATGCTAAAACCTTTGGTCCTTCCTGGCGCATGATCGTTGAACTGGGAAAAACAAAAATGAATGCTTATGGAATTTATCCGGGAGGACAATCCGGGAATCCTGGCAGTCCACATTATATGGAAATGATTGATACTTGGTCAGCCGGAAACTATTACGAACTTAAATTTTTAGATACCATCCCGGATTTAAATTCCGGTTATAAATTAATTCAATTTAAATGCAATGAATCAAAATAA
- a CDS encoding penicillin acylase family protein, translated as MKFFKILIPVFCSIAWYILLNRSLVIGDSSLPPLGKFFSPATGFWKNVLHPDAVFPKTIHGLADSSQVVFDERWVPHIFARSAKDAYYIQGYVHGMMRLWQMDFASRAAEGRISELIGPKALDFDKNKRRKGLKESALKSVEAWRCCPEAFEMVQAYSDGFNAYLNTLSEADLPIEFKLMNYKPEHWSPYRSSLFHKSMSEVLCGRDMDIELTNARNYFGADFNFLFEEMDSLTDPVIPKGTSWDYIQSIKKIQARVLAYLKILTGNLKKETLDWEVIIGQWVPLNQVPEIQFSAMIPIYH; from the coding sequence ATGAAATTTTTTAAAATACTGATACCAGTTTTCTGTTCGATTGCCTGGTATATCTTATTAAATCGTTCCTTAGTAATTGGGGATTCGAGTTTACCACCTCTTGGCAAATTTTTCAGTCCTGCTACTGGTTTTTGGAAAAATGTCTTGCATCCGGATGCTGTATTTCCAAAGACAATTCATGGATTGGCTGATAGTTCGCAAGTAGTTTTTGATGAGCGATGGGTCCCGCATATTTTCGCCCGATCTGCAAAGGATGCTTATTATATACAAGGTTATGTGCATGGTATGATGCGCTTGTGGCAAATGGATTTTGCCAGTCGCGCGGCAGAAGGAAGGATCTCAGAACTCATTGGTCCCAAAGCACTTGATTTTGATAAAAACAAACGGCGAAAAGGCTTGAAAGAATCTGCGCTAAAGAGCGTTGAAGCCTGGCGGTGTTGTCCGGAAGCCTTTGAAATGGTGCAGGCATATTCCGATGGATTTAATGCATATTTAAATACATTATCCGAGGCAGATTTACCCATTGAGTTTAAATTAATGAATTACAAACCAGAACACTGGAGTCCATACAGATCTTCTTTATTTCATAAAAGCATGTCGGAGGTTTTGTGTGGACGCGATATGGATATAGAATTGACCAATGCCCGCAATTATTTTGGAGCAGATTTTAATTTTCTATTTGAGGAAATGGATTCACTTACAGATCCGGTTATTCCAAAAGGAACTAGCTGGGATTACATTCAATCCATTAAAAAGATTCAAGCGCGAGTTTTGGCTTATTTGAAAATTTTGACTGGCAATCTGAAAAAGGAAACGCTGGATTGGGAAGTAATAATTGGGCAGTGGGTCCCACTAAATCAAGTACCGGAAATCCAATTCTCTGCAATGATCCCCATTTATCATTGA
- the yaaA gene encoding peroxide stress protein YaaA, whose translation MLAIVSPSKDLNYKSPIPIQSDDLPRMVDRSMDLIAALRKKSVKALMKLMDISEKLALENFQRYQNFSPAFIPANSRPAMFAFAGDVYRGLDAYTLDKKQIQFAANHVRILSGLYGLLRPLDLMQAYRLEMGIPLKINRKKNLYGFWGDSVTALLQEDLNKTNSQALINLASQEYFDVLNLNKIEQPVIHIHFREYKNETLRFVSYTAKRARGLMVRYLILNKLTKPEALKLFNFENYAFDPELSSSTEWFFIR comes from the coding sequence ATGCTTGCAATTGTATCCCCTTCCAAGGATCTGAATTATAAATCACCCATTCCTATTCAATCCGATGACTTGCCTCGGATGGTGGATCGTTCCATGGATTTAATAGCTGCACTGCGAAAGAAATCCGTTAAAGCATTGATGAAGCTAATGGATATTAGTGAAAAATTAGCTCTTGAAAATTTTCAACGCTATCAAAATTTCTCACCAGCGTTTATACCTGCTAATTCGAGACCAGCCATGTTTGCATTTGCAGGCGATGTATATCGAGGTTTAGACGCATATACTTTGGATAAAAAGCAGATTCAATTTGCAGCAAATCACGTTCGAATTTTATCTGGCCTATATGGTTTGTTAAGACCATTGGATTTAATGCAAGCCTATCGTTTAGAAATGGGCATTCCCTTAAAAATAAATCGCAAAAAAAATTTATACGGTTTTTGGGGTGATTCTGTAACAGCGTTGTTGCAAGAAGATTTAAATAAAACCAACAGCCAGGCCCTAATCAATTTAGCATCTCAGGAATATTTTGATGTTTTAAATTTAAATAAAATTGAACAGCCGGTAATTCACATTCATTTCAGAGAATACAAGAATGAAACCTTGCGCTTTGTAAGTTATACTGCAAAAAGAGCCAGAGGGCTTATGGTACGCTATTTGATTTTAAATAAACTGACAAAGCCGGAAGCACTTAAATTATTTAATTTTGAAAACTATGCCTTCGATCCGGAATTATCCAGTTCGACAGAATGGTTTTTTATCCGATAA
- a CDS encoding proline--tRNA ligase: protein MAKEISTRSADYSQWYNDIVYKSGLADQSAVRGCMVIKPHGYALWENMRDILDRMFKDTGHVNAYFPLFVPKSLFEAEEKNAEGFAKECAIVTHYRLKADPNQKGKLMVDPDAKLDEELVVRPTSEAIIWNTYRDWIQSYRDLPILINQWANVVRWEMRTRPFLRTTEFLWQEGHTAHATAAEAIQEAEQMHEIYTRFAEDYMAIPVIKGYKTANERFAGADETYTIEAMMQDGKALQAGTSHFLGQNFAKAFQVKYLTDQNKEEYVWATSWGVSTRLIGALVMAHSDDDGLILPPKLAPQQVVIVPIPKPSEEIEAHANLLMDAFRALGIRCFYDKDDKNRPGFKFAQHELKGVPVRIGIGARDLEQGVMEVARRDTKEKQSIPTNQVVSHVADLLNEIQNNMFQKALAFREENSHKVDSWDEFVKILEERPGFIYAHWDGTDETENKIKELTKATIRCIPLDAKEEIGTCILTGKESKRRVLFAKAY from the coding sequence ATGGCAAAAGAAATCAGTACAAGAAGCGCGGATTATTCGCAATGGTACAATGACATCGTTTACAAATCCGGATTAGCAGATCAATCGGCCGTCCGGGGTTGCATGGTAATTAAACCGCATGGATATGCCCTTTGGGAAAACATGCGCGATATTCTCGACCGGATGTTTAAAGACACCGGACATGTAAACGCTTATTTTCCATTATTCGTTCCTAAAAGTCTGTTTGAAGCGGAAGAAAAAAATGCAGAAGGATTTGCAAAAGAATGTGCCATAGTGACCCATTACCGATTAAAAGCAGATCCAAATCAAAAAGGCAAATTAATGGTGGATCCGGATGCCAAGCTCGACGAAGAACTGGTCGTACGGCCCACTTCTGAAGCAATTATCTGGAATACCTATCGGGATTGGATCCAATCCTATCGCGACTTACCCATCTTAATCAATCAATGGGCCAATGTTGTGCGTTGGGAAATGCGAACCCGCCCATTTTTGCGGACTACCGAATTTTTATGGCAGGAAGGTCATACTGCGCATGCTACTGCAGCAGAAGCCATTCAAGAAGCTGAACAAATGCACGAAATTTATACACGGTTTGCTGAAGATTACATGGCCATTCCGGTCATCAAGGGATATAAAACTGCCAACGAACGATTTGCCGGTGCAGATGAAACCTACACCATTGAAGCCATGATGCAAGATGGTAAAGCCTTACAAGCCGGGACCTCTCATTTTCTCGGACAGAATTTTGCAAAAGCATTTCAAGTGAAATATTTGACCGATCAAAATAAAGAAGAATATGTGTGGGCTACTTCCTGGGGTGTTAGTACGCGCTTAATTGGTGCATTGGTAATGGCTCATTCGGATGATGATGGATTAATACTTCCACCAAAACTTGCGCCTCAACAAGTAGTAATCGTACCCATACCAAAGCCCAGCGAAGAAATTGAAGCGCATGCAAATTTATTGATGGATGCTTTTCGCGCACTAGGCATCCGCTGTTTTTACGATAAGGATGATAAAAATCGTCCGGGATTTAAATTTGCACAACATGAATTGAAAGGAGTTCCTGTGCGGATTGGAATTGGTGCCCGTGATCTTGAACAAGGAGTCATGGAAGTTGCTCGAAGAGATACCAAAGAAAAACAAAGCATTCCAACGAATCAAGTCGTAAGTCACGTTGCAGATTTGTTGAATGAAATCCAAAACAACATGTTTCAAAAAGCTTTAGCTTTTCGGGAAGAAAATTCTCATAAAGTAGATAGCTGGGATGAATTTGTAAAAATTCTGGAAGAGCGTCCGGGTTTCATTTACGCACACTGGGACGGTACCGATGAAACCGAAAATAAAATCAAAGAATTAACCAAAGCGACGATTCGTTGCATTCCATTGGATGCAAAAGAAGAAATCGGCACATGCATATTAACTGGAAAAGAATCTAAAAGAAGGGTGCTGTTTGCGAAAGCATATTGA